In Candidatus Manganitrophus morganii, the genomic window CCACTGAGCCGGGCGCCCGGTGGCTCCTTGCCCAGGCCGGCCGATTTGTCCCGGGAGAGCTTGAGATCGAGCAGGTCGATGGAACGCTTCTCGGCCCCCTTACTTTAAAAGGGGTCGCGTATGTAGATGAGACCCGCCGGCTCTCGATCGGAGCAGCCCGGCTCGCCTGGCGTCCGGCGCACCTGCTCAGCGGGGAGCTTTCGATCGAACTCCTGTCGATCGAGTGGGTCGATTATGAACAGGACGCCGAGGAAACCCCTCCCCCTGAAACGGGCGAGAGCGCTCTCCCGTCGATCGACCTTCCGATCCGGATCGTCGTCTCGAAGGCGACCCTGGACGACATCACCTTCACCTCGGACGATCAGACCGTCACGATCGACCATCTCGCGCTCGCCGGACGGATGGATGAACAGGGTCTTCGGATCGAATCGCTCCGAGTCGAAGCGCCTCAATTCGCCGTCTCGCTCTCCGGAAAGGTCGATCCGCGCGGAGCTTATCCCTTCGACCTCTCGGCCGACTGGTCCGCCGATCTCCTTCCGGACGCTTCGCTTCAAGGAAAGGGCGAGGCGAAGGGGACATTGGAAAAATTTGACCTTCGCCACCAACTGACCGCGCCTTTCTCTATCGACACACAAGGGACGGTCCGGCTGGAAGAGGGAACACCGGTGGTCGACCTAACCGGCTCCTGGAGCGACGTGCAGTGGCCTCTTACGGAAGAGGCAATGGTCGAAAGCAATCAGGGAACCTATCAGTTCAGCGGGCCGATGGACGATTATCGTTTCCGCCTTCAGGCCGACCTGCGCGGTCCGCAATTTCCCGAGACCCTCTTGGAAATCGAAGGGACCGGATCTGAAAAAATGGCGAACGTCCGTGAAGTGGCGGTCCGGACGCTCGATGGAAAGATCAACGGCAAAGGAGAAATCGCGTGGGCGCCGGAGGTCCGTTGGGCGCTCGCCCTCGATGGGTCAACCCTCAATCCGGGAGCGCGCTGGCCCGAATGGAACGGACGGATCACCTTCCATCTCAACACCGAAGGGAAATTGACCGACGCCGGTCCGGTTGGAACGTTTCAACTCGACGCGCTTCAGGGAGAACTTCGCGGCTACCCGGTCCGCGCGCAGGCCGATCTAAAGGTCGATGGGGAAACCTACGAAATTGAAGCGCTCGAACTTCACTCCGGATCGGCCCGTCTGACGGCCGCCGGGGAAATGTCCGGTCACTGGGACCTTCGCTGGAAAATTCAGGCCCCCGATCTCGCCGCCCTTCTCCCCGACGCCGGCGGAAGGCTCGCCGGCAGCGGACGGATTCGCGGCCCGCGATCCCTTCCGGCCATTTCGGCCGAGGTCCGCGGAGAAAGATTGCGATGGGCGGAGACGAAGATAAAGCAGCTGCGGCTGAAAGGATCGGTCGATCTTCAAGATGAAATGCCCTCTTCTATCGACATCGACGTTGAAGGGGTCGAAGCGGCCGGGGAGACGATCACCCGGATCGAGGTGGAAGGAAAGGGCCTCCTTTCGAGCCATGCCCTCCAGGCCGATGCCCGCACCCGCGATCAACGGGTCTTCCTTCGGATGGAGGGAGGCGTTGAGGGGAAACAATGGAAAGGGGCATTGAGACGATCGGCCTTGCAGGACAAAGCCTTCGGCAACTGGATTCTCGACGAACCGGTTCAGATGATCCTTTCGGCCGACGCGGCTGATGTCGAAACGGGATGCTGGCATCAGGAGGCGGCCCGATTCTGCATCGCCGGAGCGTGGCAGCAAGAGCAGGGGTGGCGGACGGAGGGGCGCGCGGAGCAGATCCCGCTCGATCTTATCAAACCGTGGCTTCCCCCCGAGACAACCCTCTCCAGCGCGCTCGATGGGGAGTGGCGCGCGAGCCAACGGGACGGCCGGCTTCAGTTCAAAACCAAATGGATTCCGCAACCGGGGACGTTGGTTTACAACGTGACCGAAGAGGAAACGCTCCGCTTCCCCTATCAGGACGGACTTTTTCAAGCGGAGCTGAACGAAAAGCGCCTTCTCGCCGAGGCCCGGCTGACCCTGACGGGACACGGCGGCCTTCAAGGCGTCGTCACCCTCTCCCCGTTCGATCTCGATGCCGATTGGCGGGAGGGCCGCCTTGACGGAACCGTGAAAGCGAACCTCGACCGGCTGGAGCCGATCACGGCACTCATCCCGAACGTGACACAATCCGGAGGGAAACTGCGGATCAATTTCGCTCTGGGAGGGAGCCCAACCGATCCTCAAGTTACCGGTGAAGCGACCCTGCAGGGAGGGACGGTTCGGATTGCGGCGCTCGGGATCACGCTCGATCCCCTCCGCCTGGAGATTCGAAGCCGGGACCCGGGAACGCTTCTCATCGATGCGGAAGCCGGATCGGGTCCCGGCCGGATCAACGTGAATGGAACAATCGCGATCGATCCCGACCGAGGCTGGCCGGCGCGACTTTCGATCCACGGCGAGCGGTTTGAAGCGGTCGATCTGCCGGAGGTGCATCTTCTCGCCTCCCCCGATCTCACCCTGCAGGTGCTGGGACGGCGGATCGAACTGGCCGGCGAAGTTTTTATTCCGGAAGCCGAGATCACCCCGCGCGAGCTTCCCGAGGGGGCGGTCCAGGTCTCGGAGGATGTCGTCATCGTTCGCGCTCCCTCTGGAGAGGAATCCGAGGCGGATTCCGCGCAGGGATGGGAGATCCATACCCGCGTGAGGATTCGTATGGGAGAAGAGGTCTCCTTCAACGGGTTCGGTCTGACCGGAAAGATCACCGGTGAACTGCTGGCGACCGACGCCCCCAATCGGCCGACCCTCGCGGAAGGAACGTTGCGAATCGTGGAAGGAAAATATCAGGCCTACGGCCAGAAGTTGGAAATCACCGAGGGACGGATTATATTTGCCGGCCCAACCGACAACCCCGGGCTCGACATCCGGGCGGTCCGAAAAGTGGAAGAGATCACCGCCGGCATTCATGTCAGCGGCACGCTGAAGCGCCCGCAGAGCACCCTCTTCTCCGACCCGCCGATGGACGAAGCGAATACCCTCTCCTATCTCCTCCTGGGACGCCCCCTCAACCAAGCTTCCGGGGAGGAAGGGGATCTGATGACAAAGGCGATCGCGGCCCTCGGCGTAAAGGGGGGAAACCTCCTCGCCAAGCGGATCGGCCGGACCCTCGGACTCGACGAGGTCCGTCTGGAGGGAGGAGAGACGATCGAGGAGACGACGCTGGTGATCGGGAGATATCTGTCGCCCCGGTTTTATGTCAGTTACGGAATCGGTCTCTTTGAAGCGGCCAATACCCTCTCTCTCCGTTACACGATCAACCGGAAGCTGACCCTTCGCGCCGAGAGCGGCGAAGAGAGCAGCCTCGACCTTCTCTATACGCGGGAGTACGAGTGACCCTCTGAAGCTCCCCGTCTTTAAACGTAAAACACCTTTCTTTAATCCGCTCCCGGCGCACTGTGATTCAAGTTACAGACGGGGAAAAACCAAACCGATTATTCTCATCCTCAACACCAGGGACCGATCGCTCTTTTTCTCGAGTGCTCGGCTCCTCTCTTCACACCCTTAAAGAAAGGAGAACCCCGATGATGAAACGCGCCTGTTCGTACGGAATGGTGATGCTGATGACGATCCTCCTCTTCTTCGGACAAAACGCCGAAGCAAAAAAGGTTCCCGGAGGCTTTCAAAAAGGGAAACCGGTCAAAGACAAAACCGCAACCGATCTCGACTGCAATGCCTGCGTCTCCGAGGACGAACTTGATTTCGACCTTACGAAAAAACCGGCCCACGTCGTGATCGTGGCAAAAAAAGGGGGAGACTACACCAGCGTGAGCGAGGCGCTGGCCGACATCGATCCTTCTGCCGACTATCCCTACTTGATTAAGGTGATGCCGGGAACCTACATCGACAATATTATGATGAAGAGCCACGTCCACCTGAAAGGGGCGGGCCGGGAGGTGACGACGATCCAATCGGCCGCTCCGGACCAGAGCGTGATCGTCCTGAATACCCTGACCAATGTGGCGATCTCCGGCCTGACGGTCACCGACGGTTTTTTCGGAATCTCCATTCTTGCCTCCTCGCCGACGATCTTGCACAATGCGATGACCGGAAATCAATTCGGCATGACCAGCCAAAACAACGCGTCGCCCATCATCGCCGGAAACATTATTGCGGACAATACGAACGAAGGAATCGACAATTTCAACAACGCCTCCCCGATGATTCAGGGAAATATCATCACCGGCAACGGCCGCGGGATTCTCAACTCCGTCGATACCGCCCCGACGATCGTCGGCAACATCATTCGCAACAATAACGGCGCCGGCGTTCGAAATGTTTCCTCCTCTCCCAACTTGAACGGCAACCTGATCACCGGGAACACCACCGAAGGGATCTCCAGCCAGGGAGGGTCCCCCACGATCATCGGCAACACCGTCTCGGGAAACGGCGGAAAAGGGATTACCAATGAAATCGGGGCGTCGGTGAATATCATCGGAAACACCGTCACCGACAATGGGGAGGAGGGGGTTTTCAACCTCTCGTCGTCGCCGATCATGATCACGCACAATCGGATCACCGGAAACGGCGCGGCCGAAGCGGACATCTTCGTTCATCCGATCAGCACACCGAACATCAGCTTCAATATTTACGACGACATCGACGGGAATACCGGCGTCGGGTCATTCAACGTCCAATCGGACGGGACGCCGGCGCCTGCGCCGTAGGAAGGATGATTGCCGGGGCGTATTGCAATACGCCCCGGCAAAAAACAACACGAATTTCTTGGACCTGTTCAACGCCCCCTCGGAATGACCCGTTTGAGAACCTTCCCCAGATTTTCAAGCTTGAACGGCTTGGCGATAAATTCGCTGAATCCGTATTTCATGAAAACGGCCGCCATCGGATCATTCGAATAGCCGCTGGAAACGATCGCCCTGACTTTCGGATCGATCTCGCGCAATGCAAGAATCGCCTCTTTTCCGCCCATCCCTCCCGGCACCGTCAAATCCATGATGACGGCATCGATCGGCGTCTCCGATTCGATCGCTTGCCGATAAAGCCGAATCGCTTCCGCTCCATCCTCGGCAAGGAGCGCCTCATAGCCGAGCCGGCGCAACATTTTGCCGAGAACGTCGCGGATGTTCTCCTCATCATCCATCACCAAAATCCTTCCCCGGCCGGTCAAGGATTCGACTTCAGCCGTCTCTTTTCCCTTTGGAAGAGCGGCCTTCGGGAATGCGGGGAGGTAGAGGGAGAAGGTGGCCCCTTTTCCCGGTTCGGAGTCGACGGTCATGTAGCCGTCATGTTTTTTGACAATCGAATAAGAGATCGACAACCCCAAGCCGCTTCCCTTCTGTTTGGTCGTAAAGTACGGATCGAATATCTTCGCAAGGTGACTCTTCGGAATGCCGATCCCGAAATCCCGGACGGAGATATGAACGTAGTTTCCTTCGTGGAGGGGAAGCCCCTTCACCTCGCCGGCCGTCTTGTTTGCGGCGCGGATTTCAAGGGTGCCTCCTTCCGGCATCGCCTGCTGCGCATTGAGAACCAGATTATGGATCACCTGGCCGATCTGCCCTTCGTCGATCTCGACCGGCCAAAGCCCCTCCTGGATTGAAAACGCACATCGAACATTGGACCCTCTCGTCACAAAATTGGATGCATCTCGGAGAAGATCGACGAGGGACGCGGTCTTTTTGACCGGGACGCCTCCCTTTGCGAAGGTCAATAACTGCTGGGCGAGATCTCTCGCCCGCATCGACGCTTTCTCCGCCTGCGCCAGCCGCTCGTAGGCCTCCGACCGTTCGTCGAGCGAGAGCATCGCGAGAGAAACATTCCCGAGGATGGCGGTCAGGATGTTGTTGAAATCATGCGCCACCCCCCCTGCAAGGAGGCCGACCGACTCCAGCGTGCTGGCCCGAAGGAGCTCTTCCTCCATCCTCTGGTTCTCCGTGACATCTCGAAAAACAAGGACCACTCCGATCACTTCCCCTTCCCGGTTTCGGATCGGCGCCCCGCTGTCGGCGATGGCATGCTCCTTCCCATCTTTTGCGATCAAAACGGTATGATTTGCAAGGGCGACGACATTCCCCGTGGCAAGGACTTTTTCCACCGGATTTTCGCAATGGGTCCGGCTTTTTTCATGAACGATTCGAAAGACCTCCGGCAACGGCCGGCCGATCGCCTCCGCTCGAAACCAGCCGCTGAGCTCCTCCGCGGTCCGGTTGATGAAGATCACGCGGCCCGTCACATCGGTGGCAATCACCCCGTCTCCGATGGAGCCAAGGGTCACCGCCAGACGCTCTTTCTCAGCCGCAAGGGCTTCTTCCGCCTGTTTTCGCTCGGTGATATCGCGAAGAAAGCCTTGAAACACGGCGGGACCTTCCAGCGGAATCCGCATGATCGTCAGCTCGACCGGAAACTCGCTTCCGTCGGCCCGCATGCCGGTCGTCTCGATCCGCTGATTTAAAACAGGCCCCGCTCCCGTCTCCAAATACCTCGCAAAAGCGTCCCGGTGGCGTTTTCTCAAATGCGGCGGGATGATCCGCTCGGCCAAGTTCTGCCCAAGAAGCTCCCCTCTTGAATAGCCGAACGTCCGCTCGGCGGCCGGGTTGAATTCGAGGATTCTCCCTTCGTGGTCGATGGTGATCATGCAATCGAGCGCCGACTCCATGATCGCCCGTTTTCTCGTCTCGCTTTCCCGAAGGGCCTTTTCCGATTCTTTCCGATCGATGAATTGCCCGATCTGGCTCCCGATGCTCGATAACATTTCCAAAAGCTCATCATCGGACCGTCTGACCCCGCAGCCGAAGAACTCCATGACCCCCGAGACCCCGTCGCCGCTTCGAATCGGAAAGGCCAGCGCCGAATGGAACCCCTCCTCTGCCGCCTGGACCATCCGGACGAAACCGGCTGCGGCGGTCACATCGGTCAACCAGATCGGCTCCTCCTCGGACCAAACACGCCCCGGGAGCCCTTCATCCGGCCAAAAAATCTTTTTACGACTGATCGCTTCAAATTCGGAAATACCGGCGGAGGGGGGACGCCAGGTCTCAATACAGGTCAAGACACGGACCTGATCATTCGTCTTCCAGAAAAAACCAAGATCCCAAGCGAGGCTTTCGCAAATGACCTGGAGAATTCTGGGAGCGGCCTCGGACAGCGTTCCGGATTCGGCCAGGATGCGGGTGATCGCATGTTCGGCGGAAAGATGGCTCTCCACCCGCTTCCGCTGGTTGATTTCAATCTGAAGATCGAGATTCATCGCATGCAACTGCGCCATGCGATCGATGACCCGTCGCTCCAAAGTTTCGTTCAGACGCTGGATATCGGACTCTGATTCCGACCGGGGAGGAAGGTCCCGAATGAGCGCAACGATCCGGCTCAGGGAGCGGCCGCCTTCCGGGACGGACGAGAAACGCGTCTCTCCTAAAAAAGTCTCCCCGCTCTTCGTCCGGTAGCGGATCACCTTTAAAGGGCCCGCCTTGCGGAAATCGGCCTCCGACGCACCGGTCTCCCCCTCCGAATAAAGAAAACGGAGGTGCTTGTTATTTAACTCATCGGGGGTATAGCCGAAAAGGGCCGTGAAGGCGGGATTGCAATCGAGAATCATCCATTCCGCATCGGCGACGATGACGGCGTCGTTGATGTGATCGAGGAGGGTCTTATCGCTCTGTTCCAAGGGCTCTCTACCCGATTGCCGCGGAGCGGCCTGATTCTTTCGATAGAGAAAAACAAAAAAAGGTGCAAATAGAAGAAGTAAAACCCCTGACAAAAAAATCATTGGGATCATCTCTGCTCCTACTAAACCGCTAAACGGCTGAGATCGATCAAATCCGCTGGAGCAAAATCTCTTTCAGGGCCGGTAAATACCGGTTTGGGGGTGACAATATGCGAATCCGCTTGGAAATCCAGCGGGTAACTCATTTTGTATAAAAACGGAAGACAAATCAACCGAAAAATCTCTGTCGGAAAAATTCCGACACGCATCGGCCCAATAACGTCCCTCCGGACGTTAGGCCCCGACCCGTTTGACCTCTGTCCGCCGGATCGGACCCGGCGCGTCGGAACGGCTTGGATCGAGCGCGTCCCGCAGCCCGTCTCCCAGAAAATTAAACGCCAGCATGGTAATAAAAATCGCAAGACTCGGAAATATAATGAGGTGGGGATAAAACTTAAGCGCCTTCCACCCCTCGTTCGCCAGCGTTCCCCAACTCGCCGCGGGCGGGGTCAGTCCCAGGCCGATGAAGCTGAGGGTCGATTCGGCCAGAATGGCCGAGGGAATTCGAAAGGTCAGCGTGACGATCAACACCCCCACCGTGTTCGGGAGAATGTGTCGGAGGAGAATCCGCGTATGGGTCGCCCCCATCGACCGGGCCGCTTCGATGTAGCTCAACTCCTTCAAGCGAAGGACCTCCCCGCGGATCAGGCGCGCCACGGTGATCCATCCGACTAGGCTCAGGGCCAAAAAGACGCCGACGATCCCCCGGCCGATCACCACGGTGATCAGGATAATCAGCAGCAGATCGGGAAGGGCATAAACGACATCGACCCCCCGCATCATTAAATTATCGATCTTTCCTCCGACATACCCGGAGATCGCGCCGTACAGCGTCCCGAGGACCAACGCCGAGAGGGCGGTGAGGAGGCTGACCGACATCGACACGCGGGTGCCGTAAATCAATCTTGAGAAAAGATCCCGTCCCAGCTCGTCGGTTCCCATCCAATGGGCGCGGCTCGGCGGGGAGAGACTCTCCGCCGTGTTCTGCAAATCGAACGGATAAGGGGCCACCGCATTTCCGAAGAGGGCGACGAAGAAGAGCAAGACGATCATCCCCAAGCTCGCCATCGCGAGCCGATCATGCTTGAATCGTTTCCAAAACGGATTCTCTTCCAAATGAAATCCTACGATAATTTCACGCGCGGGTCGATGAACGTATAAAAAATATCGACCAGAAGGTTCGCGACGACGATTAAGACGGCGTAGATGAGGGTCACCCCCATGATCAGCGGGTAATCCCGATTGGTCACGGCGGTGATGAAAAATTTTCCCATCCCCGGAACGGAGAAGATAAACTCGACGACAAACGACCCGGTCACCAGGGCCGCCGTCAGCGGACCTAAGATCGTCACCACCGGGGAGAGGGCGTTTTTCAAAATGTGCCGAAAGAGGATCACCCCCTCGGAGAGACCCTTCGACCGGGCGGTCCGAACGTAATCCTGTCGATTGGTTTCGAGGATGCTCGACCGGCTCAGCCGCGCGATGTAGGCCGCCGGCGCCAGTCCCAACGTGACGGCGGGAAGAACCGCATGGCGAAAGCCTTCCCAGAGGGCCGGAGGGAAAAGCTGATAACGGTGGGAGAGAAGATAAATCAGCAGCGCTCCCAGGACGAAGTTCGGCGTCGATATCCCCGCCGTGGCGAGAAACATGCTGAAGCGGTCCCAAAAGGAATGGGCGGTCACCGAGGAGATCATCCCGGCGATCAAGCCGAACAGAACGGCGATGCCGAGCGCCAGCAGACCCAACTGGATCGAAACGGGAAGGGTGTCGCCGATGACGTCGTTGACCGTCCGTCCAAGATATTTGTACGATGGACCGAGATCTCCCTGGATCAACCCCTTCATATAGAGAAGATATTGACGGAGGAGCGGCTGATCGAGATGGTACTTCGCCTCGACGTTCGCCTTGATCTCCGGTGGAAGCTTCTTCTCCCGGTCGAACGGCCCCCCCGGCACGACATGCATGATAAAAAAGGTGAGGGTCGCGACCACCCAGAGAACCGGGATCGCCCAGAGGATGCGGCGAAGAATGAAAGTCAGGATCATTCAGGTACCTTTGAAACGGATGATGCGGTGCATCTGAGTCTCAAGGCGACAGTGTATCCTTTCCGCCGACCGAAGTCTAGATTTGATGTAATCGGAGATCGATCTTTCCCAAGAGCGGCCTCGTCCGATTGAATATTTTTATTCCACCCGCTATGATGGATCGGGTCTATTCTACGTTCTGCTCTCCCCATCTGGAATTTGGAGGATGGGGGTAGACGTTGTCGAGCCGAATGGTGCAGACTAAAAGAAGCGATCAAGCCCGGCTTATTCTGTTCTGAGGAGCGGGGGCGGAGAGGACGGGAGAATCGACGTTGGAGGAGGATAAATGGATCTGAAAGAGCACGATCTCGATCAACTCTGCATCAATACGATCCGAATGTTGTCCGCCGATGCGGTGCAAAAGGCCAACTCCGGCCATCCCGGAGCCCCGATGGGGTTGGCCCCGTTAGGTTATCTCCTCTGGACGCAGTTTTTAAAACACAACCCGAAGAATCCGCATTGGCCCGATCGGGACCGTTTTGTTCTCTCGGCGGGACATGCCTCGATGCTCCTCTACAGCTTGCTTTACCTGACCGGCTACGATCTGTCGCTGGAGGAGATCAAGCGGTTTCGGCAGTGGGAGAGCAAGACCCCCGGCCATCCGGAGCAGGGCCATGTCCCTTCCGGCGTCGAAACCACAACCGGCCCGCTGGGGCAGGGATTTTCCAACGGGGTCGGGATGGCGATCGCCGAGCGCTTTCTGGCGGCGCACTTTAACCGTCCCGGCCATTCCATCGTCGATCATCACACCTATGTTATTGCCAGCGACGGCGACATGATGGAAGGGATCGCCTCGGAGGCGGCCTCGCTCGCCGGACATCTTCAACTCGGAAAGTTAATCTGCTTCTACGACGCCAATCAGATCACGATCGAAGGGAGCACCGACCTCGCCTTCCGTGAAGATGTCAAAAAGCGCTTCGAGGCGTACGGCTGGAACGTGATCGGCCCCCTGCCCGACGGGAACGATCTTGCGGCGATGTCGAAGGCGATTCAAGCGGCCCAGGCCGAGACCGAGCGTCCGTCTCTCATTATCGTCCGGACCCATATCGGTTACGGAAGTCCGAACAAACAAGACCGCGCCCAAGCACACGGCGAGCCGCTGGGGAAAGAAGAGGTCCGGCTGACGAAAGAACATCTCGGCTGGCCGACGGAGCCCGACTTCTATGTTCCCGAGCCCGCGCTCGCACATTATCGAAAAACAGCCGAGAAAGGAGCGCGGCTGGAATCCGAGTGGCAGCGCCGATTCGACGCCTACGCCGCCGCCGAGCCCGATCTGGCAAAGGAGTGGCAGCGCATGGTGAAAAGCGAGCGACCGGAGGGGTGGGACGCCGAGATCAAAAAATACCAGCCGAAGGGGGCGACGGCGACCCGGCGCGCCTTCGGAGACGTGCTCAACCTCACCGCCCCCCAGCTCTCAAACCTGATCGGCGGATCGGCCGACCTCGCCCCTTCGAATGATACCACCCAGAAAGGCTTGGGCGATTTTCTCGCGGGGCATTATGAGGGGCGCACCCTCCACTTCGGCGTCCGCGAGCATGCGATGGGAGGGGCCCTCAACGGAATGGCGCTCCATGGCGGCGTGATCCCGTATGGGGGAACCTTTCTGATCTTCTCCGATTACATGAAAGCCTCGATCCGTCTCGCGGCGCTGATGGAGCTGCCGGTAATCTATATCTTCACCCACGACAGCATCGGCCTGGGAGAAGACGGGCCGACCCATCAACCGATCGAGCAGTTGGCCGGCTTGAGGGCAATCCCGAATATGACCGTCATCCGTCCCGCCGACGCGGCGGAGACCGCCGCGGCATGGCGCTTGGCCGTCGCGCGGCGCAAAGGACCGGTCGCGTTGATCCTCACACGGCAGAAAATTCCCCTCATCGATCGAAGCCGGTCCGCCCCGGCCGATCAACTGGAGAAGGGGGGGTATGTCCTGAGCGAGACGGAAGGGCGCGCGCCGGAGATGATTTTGATCGCGACCGGCTCGGAGGTCCATCTGGCGGTGGAAGCGGCGCAGGCATTGGAGAAGGAGGGGGCCGCCGTCCGGGTGGTCAGCATGCCGAGTTGGGAACTCTTCGAGCGGCAACCGGTCGCCTATCGCACGGCGGTCCTCCCCCCGGAGGTCACGGTGCGGATCTCGATCGAGGCCGCTTCGACCTTCGGCTGGGAGCGTTACGTCGGAGGAAGCGGGGCCATGATCGGCTTGAACCGATTTGGCGCATCGGCTCCCGGCGAGGTGGTGATGCGGGAGCTGGGGTTTACCGTAGAAAATGTGCTGGCCCACGCCCGGCCGCTTCTCAACACCCCTTCCGGGGCCGGCGCGGGAAGGAGGAAAGGGTCATGAAGAAAAATCCGATGAAGGAATTACAGAAGCAGGGCCAGAGCCTCTGGCTCGACAATGTAAATCGCGCCTTGATCACCTCCGGAGCGCTGCAACGGCTGATCGATGAGGGGTTGACCGGGCTGACCTCCAACCCGACGATCTTCGAGAAGGCGATCGGAGAGAGCGCAGACTATGACGGGGACATCCGGCGGCTCGTCTCGGAAAGAAAGGAGGTCTCGGAAATCATCGATGCGCTGACGATCAAAGATATCCAGATGGCGGCCGATCTCTTTCGGCCGATTTATGAGAGAACGAACGGCGCGGACGGATTTGTTTCGATCGAGCTGAACCCGGCGCTCGCCCATCAGACCGAAGCAACGATCGCAGCGGCCAAAGCGCTCCACCCCCGGCTGGACCGGCCGAATGTGATGATCAAAGTCCCGGCCACCGAGGCTGGAATTCCGGCGATTGAAGCCCTGACGGCGGAGGGGATCTCGATCAACATCACCCTTCTCTTTTCGCTCGAGCGATACGTGCAGGTCGCAAGCGCCTACATCGCGGGGATCAAAAGCCGGCTCCAACAAGGCCGGCCGGTGGCATCGATCCGGTCGGTCGCCTCTGTTTTCGTCAGCCGGATCGATACCGCCGTCGATCGGCTTCTGGAAGCGCACATTCAGGAGGCCGGGATCGAGGCCGAGCGGACGGCGTTCAAGGCCCTCCTCGGCAAAGCCGGCATTGCCAACTCCAAGATGATCTATCAAAAGTTCAAAGAGATCTTTCAAGGTCCAGACTTTCTCGAACTCCAAAAGCAGGGTGTCTCTCTCCAACGCGTTTTGTGGGGCAGCACCGGAACCAAAAACCCAAATTACCCGGATCTGCTCTATGTTGAAGCGTTGATCGGACCGGAAACGATCAATACCGTTCCGCCCGCCACCCTGACCGCTTTTAAAGACCATGGAAAGGTTCGACCGAGTTTGGAAGAAAACCTCGGCGAAGCGCGCGAGACACTCCAGAAACTATCCACGATCGGGATTCATCTCCGACGAGTGACCCATGACATTCAGGAAGAAGGGGTGAAGTCGTTCTCGGAGTCATTTGAGAAATTGTTTGCCCGCCTTGCGGAGAAGCGGCGGAACATGCTCGCTAAAAAGATCGCCTGAAGGGTGTGGGGCATGGCGCACCTGGTGTGAGGATCTGAAATCAAAGAATTCCTCCAGCGCCGGCCCCACATACAACCCGCATACAAATAGAAGGAGCAACCGATGCAAATCGGATTTATCGGACTGGGACGCATGGGGGCCAACATGGTGCAACGACTCGCGGAGGGGGGACACGCCGTCGTCGGTTATGATCGAAGCCCGGACACCGTGCAGCAGATCACCCGCCACGGCGCGGTCGGGGCGACCTCCCTCGCCGATCTGACCGGAAAGCTGGAGCGGCCCCGCGCCGTT contains:
- a CDS encoding PAS domain S-box protein produces the protein MEQSDKTLLDHINDAVIVADAEWMILDCNPAFTALFGYTPDELNNKHLRFLYSEGETGASEADFRKAGPLKVIRYRTKSGETFLGETRFSSVPEGGRSLSRIVALIRDLPPRSESESDIQRLNETLERRVIDRMAQLHAMNLDLQIEINQRKRVESHLSAEHAITRILAESGTLSEAAPRILQVICESLAWDLGFFWKTNDQVRVLTCIETWRPPSAGISEFEAISRKKIFWPDEGLPGRVWSEEEPIWLTDVTAAAGFVRMVQAAEEGFHSALAFPIRSGDGVSGVMEFFGCGVRRSDDELLEMLSSIGSQIGQFIDRKESEKALRESETRKRAIMESALDCMITIDHEGRILEFNPAAERTFGYSRGELLGQNLAERIIPPHLRKRHRDAFARYLETGAGPVLNQRIETTGMRADGSEFPVELTIMRIPLEGPAVFQGFLRDITERKQAEEALAAEKERLAVTLGSIGDGVIATDVTGRVIFINRTAEELSGWFRAEAIGRPLPEVFRIVHEKSRTHCENPVEKVLATGNVVALANHTVLIAKDGKEHAIADSGAPIRNREGEVIGVVLVFRDVTENQRMEEELLRASTLESVGLLAGGVAHDFNNILTAILGNVSLAMLSLDERSEAYERLAQAEKASMRARDLAQQLLTFAKGGVPVKKTASLVDLLRDASNFVTRGSNVRCAFSIQEGLWPVEIDEGQIGQVIHNLVLNAQQAMPEGGTLEIRAANKTAGEVKGLPLHEGNYVHISVRDFGIGIPKSHLAKIFDPYFTTKQKGSGLGLSISYSIVKKHDGYMTVDSEPGKGATFSLYLPAFPKAALPKGKETAEVESLTGRGRILVMDDEENIRDVLGKMLRRLGYEALLAEDGAEAIRLYRQAIESETPIDAVIMDLTVPGGMGGKEAILALREIDPKVRAIVSSGYSNDPMAAVFMKYGFSEFIAKPFKLENLGKVLKRVIPRGR
- a CDS encoding ABC transporter permease; this translates as MEENPFWKRFKHDRLAMASLGMIVLLFFVALFGNAVAPYPFDLQNTAESLSPPSRAHWMGTDELGRDLFSRLIYGTRVSMSVSLLTALSALVLGTLYGAISGYVGGKIDNLMMRGVDVVYALPDLLLIILITVVIGRGIVGVFLALSLVGWITVARLIRGEVLRLKELSYIEAARSMGATHTRILLRHILPNTVGVLIVTLTFRIPSAILAESTLSFIGLGLTPPAASWGTLANEGWKALKFYPHLIIFPSLAIFITMLAFNFLGDGLRDALDPSRSDAPGPIRRTEVKRVGA
- a CDS encoding ABC transporter permease → MILTFILRRILWAIPVLWVVATLTFFIMHVVPGGPFDREKKLPPEIKANVEAKYHLDQPLLRQYLLYMKGLIQGDLGPSYKYLGRTVNDVIGDTLPVSIQLGLLALGIAVLFGLIAGMISSVTAHSFWDRFSMFLATAGISTPNFVLGALLIYLLSHRYQLFPPALWEGFRHAVLPAVTLGLAPAAYIARLSRSSILETNRQDYVRTARSKGLSEGVILFRHILKNALSPVVTILGPLTAALVTGSFVVEFIFSVPGMGKFFITAVTNRDYPLIMGVTLIYAVLIVVANLLVDIFYTFIDPRVKLS
- the tkt gene encoding transketolase; the encoded protein is MDLKEHDLDQLCINTIRMLSADAVQKANSGHPGAPMGLAPLGYLLWTQFLKHNPKNPHWPDRDRFVLSAGHASMLLYSLLYLTGYDLSLEEIKRFRQWESKTPGHPEQGHVPSGVETTTGPLGQGFSNGVGMAIAERFLAAHFNRPGHSIVDHHTYVIASDGDMMEGIASEAASLAGHLQLGKLICFYDANQITIEGSTDLAFREDVKKRFEAYGWNVIGPLPDGNDLAAMSKAIQAAQAETERPSLIIVRTHIGYGSPNKQDRAQAHGEPLGKEEVRLTKEHLGWPTEPDFYVPEPALAHYRKTAEKGARLESEWQRRFDAYAAAEPDLAKEWQRMVKSERPEGWDAEIKKYQPKGATATRRAFGDVLNLTAPQLSNLIGGSADLAPSNDTTQKGLGDFLAGHYEGRTLHFGVREHAMGGALNGMALHGGVIPYGGTFLIFSDYMKASIRLAALMELPVIYIFTHDSIGLGEDGPTHQPIEQLAGLRAIPNMTVIRPADAAETAAAWRLAVARRKGPVALILTRQKIPLIDRSRSAPADQLEKGGYVLSETEGRAPEMILIATGSEVHLAVEAAQALEKEGAAVRVVSMPSWELFERQPVAYRTAVLPPEVTVRISIEAASTFGWERYVGGSGAMIGLNRFGASAPGEVVMRELGFTVENVLAHARPLLNTPSGAGAGRRKGS